CTAGTAAATAATTGCCATTATTATCAAATATCCCTATCCCAAAGATTGGATCCTCTATCTTGAGCTTGGTATTAAAGCTTATTTCAATTATTAAATCATCTTCGAGACTAATTGTTTGCCCGTCTTTGGAATTGATAAGCTTCAAGCTTGTGAAGTAAAAATATTCACCGCCTAAATGTTTAATGCCTTTTATATTCTTTCTTTCGAGTAATGAACCAAAATTAAGCGCCTGATAACTCAAAGATATTTCCCTAGGACTACCAGTCCTGCTAATCTTGCCCTGATCTATCAAGATCGCTCGATCACAAAATTGCTCAACAATATTCATATCATGAGTAACCAATATGATAGTCGTATCCGTCTGTCTGACACTTTGAAAATAATCCAAACATTTCTGTTGGAAGCTACTATCTCCGACTGCCAGAACCTCATCAATTAGTAAGATATCTGCATCTGCCCTAATTGCAATCGAAAATGCCAAACGAACCTGCATCCCTGATGAATAATTTTTAAGCTTCTGCTCCATGAAATCCTCTAGTTCCGCAAACTCAACTATTCTGTCATAGAGCTGATCAATAGCTTTCTTACTTAGCCCCATGAGGGTAGCATTTAGATAAACATTTTCCCTACCTGTCAATTCCAAATTAAAACCAACCCCTAGCTCAATAAAAGGTATCAACCTGCCAGATACTCTGATCTTGCCATAACTGGGCTGATAAATTCCTGCAATTAGCTTGAGCAAAGTTGACTTACCACTACCATTCTTGCCGACTATCCCGACAAATTCTCCCTTCTTGATATCAAAATCTACATCTTCTAGAGCAACAAATTCTCGAAGATTCAGCTTACCAAGTGTCAATGCTCTATTTCTCAGAGAGTTGGGCTTGTCAACTGGCAACTTAAACTTTTTGGTTAGGTTTTTGACTTCAATTTCTCCTGCAACTCTTGTCATATATTCTCCGCAAATTTCTTAGATTCTCTAGTAAAAATCGTCCAAGCAAAACCAACTAGTACTATCATGATAAAACCAATCAAAACTAAGTAGCTCCAGCCACCAATTTCATAGCTAGTAGTTACTTGATCTGTAATAATTAATTCACGGATCCCCTGGACAAAGAATGCCAGTGGGTTCACCAAAATCAGCTTGCGAAAATTCTCTGGGATAATACTGACCGGATAAATAAAGGGTGTTAGATAAAATATTGCCTGCAATCCAACCTCCCAAAGATGTCCCACGTCTCGATAATATACAAAAGCAGTAGCTAGTATAAAAGCTACTGAAACAGTCAGAATAATAAGTCCAAATAAATAGAATACTACCAGTAATACTGACAGTCCAGCAAAATATGCCCCTCCGGTCAGTAGCAAGAACAACCCCAAGACACCCAGATTGATCATTAGATTGATCAATGCGGAGACAATTGTAGATATCACGATAATTGACTTATTGATATTTAACTTTCTAATCAATCCAGAACGAGCAACAATTGATTGCATCCCCATTACCGTAGCCTCACTAAAAAAGTTCCAAAGCATAATGCCCGAAAGTAGGTAGGTAGTATAATGTTCCATCGTTTCTCCAAACCTTAAGAACTTAGTAAATACCAGATAATATATCGTAAATAATATCAATGGACGCATTAGCGACCAAAGATATCCCAAGCTTGAACCTTGATATCTCAGCTTGAAATCTGTGATCACCAATTCTCTTAGAATTGCTAAATCTTGTTGGACAAAGGCCATAAGTCTATTATATCGCATCTAGTTTAGCTTGATTTATCAATCTATAACCACCCAAAACAAAACCTGTTCGCTTGGGAGTGATAGATTATGGATCTAGAATTGTTGTTATTGTGATAAAT
The sequence above is drawn from the Candidatus Saccharibacteria bacterium genome and encodes:
- a CDS encoding ABC transporter ATP-binding protein, with translation MTRVAGEIEVKNLTKKFKLPVDKPNSLRNRALTLGKLNLREFVALEDVDFDIKKGEFVGIVGKNGSGKSTLLKLIAGIYQPSYGKIRVSGRLIPFIELGVGFNLELTGRENVYLNATLMGLSKKAIDQLYDRIVEFAELEDFMEQKLKNYSSGMQVRLAFSIAIRADADILLIDEVLAVGDSSFQQKCLDYFQSVRQTDTTIILVTHDMNIVEQFCDRAILIDQGKISRTGSPREISLSYQALNFGSLLERKNIKGIKHLGGEYFYFTSLKLINSKDGQTISLEDDLIIEISFNTKLKIEDPIFGIGIFDNNGNYLLGPNSSEQTNQFNLNKAKGTLRVNFGANNLMPGLYKISVSCHSRDGRKIYDHIDNFSLIRIEGKPGWGSIRVKPSWELLNQDELKK
- a CDS encoding ABC transporter permease, giving the protein MAFVQQDLAILRELVITDFKLRYQGSSLGYLWSLMRPLILFTIYYLVFTKFLRFGETMEHYTTYLLSGIMLWNFFSEATVMGMQSIVARSGLIRKLNINKSIIVISTIVSALINLMINLGVLGLFLLLTGGAYFAGLSVLLVVFYLFGLIILTVSVAFILATAFVYYRDVGHLWEVGLQAIFYLTPFIYPVSIIPENFRKLILVNPLAFFVQGIRELIITDQVTTSYEIGGWSYLVLIGFIMIVLVGFAWTIFTRESKKFAENI